The following proteins are encoded in a genomic region of Vanessa cardui chromosome W, ilVanCard2.1, whole genome shotgun sequence:
- the LOC124542660 gene encoding uncharacterized protein LOC124542660 codes for MGSPVSPVVADLFMEDLEERALRSGPITPRFYKRYVDDTFTILPSDLTSAFLVHINSINKNIQFTMELEANTSLAFLDILIIKNPDNTLSHTVYRKPTHTNKYLNGDSHHHPSQLATVGKSLFQRAHHLCDAEHLEDELRQVKLALHQNKLPVPRQHRRSRIKPPTVERQPAFLPYVKGVTDRIGNILKRASIKTVYKPHKKVSQFLRPIKSNIPLQTAGVYRLKCECGLSYIGQTKRSIGTRVKEHIGDVKNRRSSKSAVCKHALDKPNHFIRFDKPQILAREHRFIPRMIREAIEIQKHPNFNREDGWRLSNTWDPLIKNLKSQIQQTARPKDTVSAFCVQPERYSRYQLRNRWR; via the coding sequence atgggttctccagtatcccccgtggtcgccgatttgttcatggaagacctggaggagagggctcttcgctccggacctataacacctaggttttataaacggtacgtagatgacactttcacaatattacctagtgatctgacatctgcatttttagtacatattaattctataaataaaaacattcaatttactatggaattagaggcaaatacttctttagctttccttgacatccttattatcaagaatcctgacaatacattaagtcacacagtttataggaaacccacacacaccaacaaatacctcaatggtgactcgcaccaccaccctagccagttagctaccgttggcaaatctttgtttcagagagcccaccatctctgcgatgctgaacacctagaggacgagctacgtcaggtcaagcttgcactccaccagaacaagctgcccgtgcctcgccagcatcgcagaagccgtatcaagccacccacagttgagcgacaacctgcatttctaccatatgtgaagggagttacagacaggattggcaacatcttgaagcgagcttcaattaaaaccgtttacaagcctcataagaaagtgagccagttcttgagacctatcaagagtaatattcctttacaaactgcaggagtatatagactcaaatgtgagtgtggtttatcttacataggccaaacaaagagaagtatcggtaccagggtcaaggaacatataggagatgtcaaaaataggcgttcttctaagtctgcagtctgtaaacatgctctggataaacctaaccattttatccgatttgataaaccacagatcctcgctagagaacacagattcattcctagaatgatacgcgaggctattgaaattcaaaaacatccgaacttcaatagagaagatggttggagactttctaacacctgggatccacttattaaaaatttaaaatcccaaatccaacagactgcaagacctaaagatacagttagtgccttctgcgtgcaaccggaacgttactcaagatatcaattgagaaatcgttggcggtag